The following nucleotide sequence is from Bacillota bacterium.
GTTTTTAATCTCTATCCCAAGAATCCCGTCAATCCCGTCAAAACTCACATGAACCATATACACAAACTAGAATGAAAATTTAATTTTCGTAAAAAAAACAGCAAAGATACAAGATTGTCATTCTGAGTGCAGCGAAGAATCTGAGTATTTATGCGACTTTTAAGATTCTTCATTTCACTTCGTTTCATTCAGAATGACATGAATCTGGACTTTTTCAGCAGTCCCGGACGAGTCCTCTTGCTTCCTTGCTTAAAAGTATTGCTTGGGTCTTGGCTTATGGGTCTTTTTTTCTTTGACAGGATTACAGGATTTGCAGGATGCTTTAGGGTAGTGCTTTGGGGTCTTAAAAAACATTTTTGAATTATTTGTTTTAATATTTTGGACTGGTCCATAAGCTCTGTTTAGGTGATAAAGACTTTCGATTGTATTTTTGTATTTTTCTAACAATCCTGTAGATCCTGTTAATCCTGTCTAAAAAAATTGTTTACCCCAAAGCCTCACATGCAAAGCCCTTTATCCCGTTAAAACTCACATGAACCATATACATAAACTAGAATGAAAATTTAATTTTCGTAAAAAAATTGCCCTTTCTTTTTTAGTGTGTCAGGGGATTACATAGTGTGCTTTTGAAAATATTATAATCATTCTGGACCAAATATTAACAATCCTTTATTAATCCATAAAAAAGCGCGCTAAATCAATCCCCTTAGCGCGCTTTTATCGGTACGTCCATCACCGGACCAGATTTATTTGCTTTCCGCAGGCAGTGCACCTATCTCCTAGTAGGGCTTCTATATTTACATAGTAGCCCGTCCGTCTAACCAACAATTCTCCGCAATGGGGACAAACAGTATTAGCGCTGTCCAGTTCGGGAGCATTACCTATATAAACATAATTAAGTTTTTCCTTCGCTATCTTCAAGGCCTTTTCCATGGTGCTGAGCGGTGTTGCCTCCCGGTCCATTTTATAATTAGGAAAATAACGGGAAATATGCAACGGCAAAGAGGGATCCAGGCCGGCCACCCAGTCCACCAGTTTTCTGATTTCCTGTTCAGAGTCATTTAAACCATTTACCAGAAGGGTGGTTATTTCTACATGACAGTGTGGGACTGACAACTCAACGGTACGTAGAACAGGAGCGAGCTTGCCCACACAATTATCCTTATAAAACTGGTCGGTAAAGGCTTTAACGTCAATGTTCATAGCATCAATATAAGGGATAATTTCCTCTAAAGGCTCGGGGTTGACGTAACCATTAGTCACCAGTACGTTTTTGAGCCCTTTTTCCCGCACTTTTTGCGAAGTTTCGTACACAAATTCATACCACATGAAGGGTTCCGAATAAGTATAGGCAACTCCGGCACATTCACCGCCGGCGGCATACTTGGCAGCCAGATCAGCGGCCTGCCCGGGTGACAGCGGGCGGGTTTCAGGATCAGAGTGAGCAATGTGCCAGTTCTGGCAAAATCCGCAGTGCAGGTTACACCCGGATGCACCCAGGGACAAGATACTATGGCCGGGGTAAAAGTGATATAAAGGTTTTTTCTCCACGGGATCCACGGCCAGCGCCGCACAATGCCCGAAATTTAAGGAATAAAGGGTGCCGCCCTCGTTCTTGCGCACCCGGCAAAAACCGGTCTTACCTTCCCTTATATTACATAATTTAGGGCAGAGCCTGCAAAAAGTCCTCCCTCCCTCATCCTGCTCATAAAACATGGCTTCTCGCAATTCCATACCCCCTATAGGTAACGCACAACTTTAAAACGTTCCAACTCTATTTCTTCTTCCGGAGTAATGCCGGCCTTCTGCATGGCTATGGATACCTGTTCCTCAGCAGTATCTATTCCTTCCAGGTCAGGCAACAACAAACCCTTACGCATGCCGGAGCGGACAATAACCCCGTAAACATGGGGGTCGAGTTGATCAATACCGGTTACCGGCTCCGGGTCACCTAACACATCAACACTGTATTCCAGCTCATCCAATTCATCCGTGCTAACCGGACTAAAGCGGGGATCTCTGGTGCCTGCGCTGATGGCATTTTCCATTATTTCTTCGGCCAGGTTACTGCGTACTGCCTCAATAGTACCAATACATCCCCGTAGTTGGCCGTTCTTTTTAATGGATACAAAGGCCCCGGCCTTTTCCTGCAGAAGTTCTTCCGGCACCGGGATATCCTCTAGCCGCTCACCCCTGCAGTGTTTTTGCAATGTTTCCCGGGCCAGCCTGACCTGTGAGCTTTCTGCTGCCCGGCGCTCACACATTTTTTCCTTTTGCGCTGCACTCAACTTTTCTGTTAATTCTCGCCCAGGGTTAAGCTTGCCGGGCTTAAAATCAGCAACCATGTAACCTACGCCAAAGGGTCCCTGGTAAGATAAGATTTGCGGAGAAATATCCAGCCCGTCAAGGGATCCCATGGCCATAATGATTGGCCGCAAACCGCATTCCCCGGCACTTTCCACCAACTTGGGGTCTAAAATTACCAACCCTTGGACATCTCCTTCCCCCACCAGGCGCACTACTTCACGGTCAAAGGCGGCCCCTCCCGGGTCATACCCTGCCGGAGCATCCGAGGTCAGCCGGTGTGATAAATCTCCACTGGCAATCACAGCCGTATCAACACCTGTATCAGTGGCTGCCTGTTGTATGGCCAAACCCACCCGGTATATCTCATGGTAAGGAATAAGCCCGATAGAAATGACCACCACCGGGCACTCTACCCCAGCTTTACGTAAAAAGTAAAGGGGTACCATAACTCCGTGATCCAGCCGGCTGTCCATCCCTATTCGGCTCATTATATCTTCGTCAACTCCTGCCACCGGGACACCGACTCTACCCGCGGCTTCCACAATTGATGTCCCCAGACGGTGGTTTTCCAGATCAAAATTCACCTCGGGTGCCCCGAATTCGCCCAGGTTACCCTGCATTTTCTTGATTGTGTATACTGCCACGGCATCAGAAAAAACCGGACCATGTGGAGTAATAAACACCAATACCTCCGGATCCTTTTCCTTTAGCCGCCGCCCCAATTCCAACATGGCCTCCTGTGTATCCTTTATCTCTTTGTCACGGCCCTTGCCCACTTCCGGAACGGCAATGGGAGGGTGGGGTGCAGTACCGCAAAATACTATGCCCACTAAAGCACACTCCTTTCCACCCATTTTTACATATTGTAACCAGATAAACTTAGTTCATGTGGATTCTTTTCCCACCGACTTATTCCCTGCCCGAAAACATATAAAGTACCAAATAAAAGTTAATTTTTAGACTGAATTATTGAGTTGGAACTTATTTCTGTTATACTAAACTTAACCAGTAAAACTTAACCTTTACAATAGAATTTTTTATTAATCCAAAGAAGGGATTTAATTGCAAATAAATAATCTGTTACCTGTTATATTGCAACTTTTTCTTTCTGCACAAACAGAGCAGAAATCGAACAAGCCAGGACCTTTAATGCAACAGCATCTTGGTAAACAACCTGCGCAAAAGGCCGGGGACGAACAAGCCCGAGTCCCTCGCGCCGCTGACAACAGCCGGAGTACAAACCTTACAGCCAGTTTAACTAAACAATCTTCAACGGGCCAGCCCAATATAAACAGGGAAACCCCAAACCCGCAAAATGAAATTATGTTTCTTCCCATTCCCCTAAACTCTGAACTTTTTCCCAATGCTAAGTTTTACAAGCAGATCTCGCCCAAGGAAAACAATCAACAGCAAGAGGATCAAAACCACCACCGGTTAGTATTCGGCCTTAACGCTCCTTCGCTGGGGGAACTCTACTTTATGATAGTGCAGCAGGAAGATAAACTATCCATACGATGTGCAGCGGCAAAGGCCCCAACAGTTAAGGCTCTCAAGGAAGCATTTACTAATTTCAGCGAAAAACTAAAGGCAATGGGATGGGAAAAAATACATTGGTCTTGCATCCACGTGGAAAACCCCGGTGAACTTCCAGGTATGTCGCCATCCGGTTTTATTGATCTTAAAATATAAGATAAAGGTGGTCATATGAGCAAAGAAGAAAAAAGAGGATCTGAAGTGGCCGCAGCCCTTAGCTATAGTCCCGATGAAAATCAGGCCCCTGTGGTAGTAGCAGGAGGCAAGGGCTATACAGCTAAATATATAAAAGAATTAGCCCAAGAACATAATATCCCTGTTTACAAGGATGAAAACCTTGCCCACACACTGCTACAACTGGGGGTGGGTACGGAAATTCCCGAATCCCTGTATGAAGTGGTGGCAGAAATCCTTGTCTTTGTGGCCGAGATTGATAAAAAAGTACGCTAATATCAGTTCCCTTAATGCGTGCTTTTTTAATACTTTACTCCTTATTACTTGCCATATATATGGCAAGTTGTACAATAAAGTAATAAAAAAGAGGATTAGGAGGCAGCCGAAAGCTGGTTCGTCATTATCGGCCGGCCCTTGGGGCCGCCAGGGTGGTTGTTCAACCTGCCTTTTGCGCCCGCTCATTGCAATTCATCTCGCCGGGCCATGCTAAGGCTCAGCCGGACACTCCAGCGGGGTTCTGATAAATCTTTGTTTTGCAATGGCTAAAGCAAGAATTCGGACCTAGAGAGTGTCTGATAGCCATTGCCGTCCGACTTCGCCAAGCCTGGCCACGGCTCGATTCAATGCATTCGCTATGCGCAAAAGACAGGTTAACGGCACAGCTTCTTTGAACCAACAACCTGCCTTCTACATCCAATGACCAACCCAAGCCGCCCAAACGTCAATACTAGCATGCGAATGGTCGATATTACATCATGAATGATCATTCACAAAGTTTAAGCGGTTAAACTCAAGCCCTTATACCTATTGACCTAAAGAGCAATATGTACTATTGTATATAAAAATGATTGACCATTCAGTCATAAAAGTTAACTAACTACGTTACTTAACTACCTATTTAATATATGAGTAAAGGAGGAGTCGCCATATGAAGCGCAGCATTGATAAAGCTGCCGTACTCGGGGCAGGGGTAATGGGTGCCGCCATCGCCGCACACCTGGCTAACGTGGGAATCCCTACCTATCTCCTGGACATAGTGCCCGGAGAACTAACACCTGAGGAGGAGAAAAAGGGATTAACACTGGAAAACCCACAAGTACGCAACAAACTGGCCGTCAATGCAAAGAAGCAGCTGGTTAAGACCAAGCCCGCACCTTTTTATGTGTCTGAAAATGCAGATTTACTCACACCCGGGAACTTTGAAGACCACATGGATTACCTGGGAGAATGTGATCTAATCATTGAAGTTGTAGTGGAAAGACTGGATATCAAGCAAAAACTGTTTAAGCAGGTGGAAAACCACCGCAAGCCGGGCAGCATTGTTGCTTCCAATACATCCGGTTTATCGATCAATGCCATGTGCGAGGGACTCACCCCAGATTTTAAGCAACACTTCCTGGGGGCACATTTTTTTAACCCGCCCCGTTACATGCGATTACTGGAGATTATTCCGGCTGAAGAAACTCTTCCTGAAGTAATTGACTATATGTACCGTTTCGGTGAGCAAGTTTTGGGTAAAGGAATTGTGGTCTGTAAAGATACCCCCAACTTTGTGGCTAACCGGATAGGTGTGTACGGCATGTGCGCTACCATTAATTCCATGGCGGCCTATGGTTTATCCGTGGAAGAAGTAGACGCCCTTACCGGGAGGGTAATGTGCAGGCCCAAGAGTGCCTCCTTCCGTACCCTGGACATGGTGGGGCTGGACGTACTGGTCCATGTAGCCCACAATGTCTATGAAGCAGCTACAGATTCCCAGGAAAAAGAAGTGTTTAAAACTCCTACCTTCCTACAAAAGATGTTGGACAACAAGTGGCTGGGAGATAAAACGAAACAGGGCTTTTACAAAAAGGTAAAGACGGAAAAGGGTAAAGAAATATTGGCCCTTGATTATAACACTATGGAATACCGCCCAAGACAAAAACCTCAATTTGCCTCGCTGCAGGCAGCAAAACAGGCGGGAAAGCCGGTAAGACAGATGCAGGCACTGCTGGGTGGAAAAGATAAAGGTGCTCAATTTGCCTGGGATGTGCTCAGTAAAACCATTGTCTACGCCGCTCATTTGCTGGGTGAAATTGCGGATGATATACAATCTATCGACGATGCCATGAAATGGGGCTTTAATTGGGATTTAGGTCCCTTTGAAATCTGGGACTCGCTGGGAGTTAAAAATGTAGCTGACCGCTTACGGGCGCAAGGGACGACAGTACCAAAGGCTGTAGAAGATCTCCTTGCTGACGGCCGCAGCAATTTCTATGAAAAAGAAGAAGGTATTAGGCATGTATTTAAGCCTGAAAGCAAAGGAACGGTTGAAGAACGGATTCCTGAAGGTGCCATATTCCTTTCTCCCCTAAAAGAACAGGGTAAAGTAATCAAGAAAAATTCAGGTGCCAGCCTGATTGATATTGGTAACGAAGTACTTTGCTTGGAATTCCACAGTAAAGCCAACTCTATCGGCGACGATATCGTAAGCATGATTAATTATGCAGTAAAAGAAGTAGAAAAGAATTGGGCAGGATTAGTCATCGGCAACTACGGTACTCATTTTTCAGTTGGTGCCAACCTTTTCCTGATACTCATGGAAGCAGAAGATGATGAATGGGACGAAGTTGAAATAATGATTGATGAGTTCCAAAAGGCTAATATGAGACTTAAATACTGCAAAAAACCAGTTGTTGCCGCTCCCCACGGTATGGCAGTGGGCGGCGGCTGCGAGGTCTGCCTCCATTCTCACCGGATTAATGCCTGTGGTGAAACTTACATGGGCCTGGTAGAAGTAGGCGTGGGACTTATACCCGGCGGTGGAGGCACCAAGGAGTTGGCCCTAAGGGCCCAGGAATTAGAGACTCCCTCCAGCCTGGTTAAAATTGGCGGAACTAATACTGTACAGCCCATGATCAATCGGGCCTTTGAAAATATAGCCATGGCCAAGGTGGCCACCAGCGGCCCCGAGGCCATTAAATTTGGTTTGATGAGACAGCTTGACCGTATCACCACGAACAGGGACCTGGTAATAGGTGATGCCAAAAGATTCGTTTTAGAATTAGCAGCCCAAAATTTCACTCCGCCTAAGCCTACAACATTTAAAGCACCGGGCAAAGCAGGTTATGCTGCCATAGAGCTGGGAGTTCAAACCATGCTGTGGGGTAAACAGATAAGCAAACACGATGCACTAATCGCAAAAAAACTGGCTTATATTATCACCGGCGGTGGTGTAACTCCGGGTACAGCGATAACGGAGCAGGATCTTTTAGATCTGGAAAAAGAAACATTTATGAGCCTTTTGGGCGAGCCAAAGACTCTTGATCGCATAAAACACATGCTTAAAACCAATAAGCCGTTAAGGAATTAAGGGGGGCCTAAGAATAATGCGTGAAGCTGTAATTGTTAGCGCCGTACGTACAGCAGTAGGAAAAGCGCCAAAAGGTAAGCTCAGAAAAACACGGCCGGAATACATGGCCAGCACAGTGGTCAAAGAAATATTGGCTAGAACACCGGGCCTTGACCCCACTGAAATAGATGACTTTATTCTGGGTTGCTCCTTCCCCGAAGCAGAGCAGGGAATGAATGTGGGACGGATGGTGGCCTTAAAGGCCGGCCTTCCCAATACCGTCCCCGGGGTAACCGTAAACAGGTTTTGTTCTTCCGGGCTGGAAGCCATCGCCATAGGGGCCACCCGCATCATGGCCGGTTTTGCCGATGTATACCTGTCCGGTGGGGTTGAAAGTATGAGCCTTGTACCCATGGGCGGTAACAATCTGCTGCCTGATCCCGACTTAATGGAAAGCATTCCCGAGTCTTACATGGGTATGGGTTATACAGCTGAAAATGTAGCTGAGCAGTACGGCATTTCCCGGCAGGAACAGGATGAGTTTGCCGTAAAGAGTCACCAAAAGGCTGCAGCAGCCATCACTGAAGGAAAGTTCAAAGAAGAGATTGTACCTCTGGAAATAGTGAATTCCTATCGCCAAAAAGGTAAGTTAGTTGAAGACAAATCTACCTTCGATATTGATGAAGGAGTTCGTTCCGGCACTACAATGGAGATACTGGGAAAATTGCGCCCTGCATTTAAAGCCGGGGGCAGCGTTACAGCCGGGAATTCGTCCCAGACCAGCGACGGGGCATCTGCAGTGGTTATCATGAGCAGGGAGAAAGCTGAATCGTTAGGGCTTAAGCCCCTAGCCGTATTCAGATCATATGCAGTAGGAGGGTGTCCACCCGAGGTTATGGGCATTGGCCCAACGGTGGCTATTCCCAAGGCTCTTAAACTGGCGGGCATCAACAAGGACCAGGTGGATGTGTTTGAACTTAACGAAGCCTTTGCCTCGCAGGCCTTGGCCTCTATTAAGGAACTGGGACTAGATGAATCCAAGGTAAACTTTAACGGCGGGGCCATCGCCCTGGGCCACCCCCTTGGTTGCACCGGCTCCAAACTTACCACCACCTGCTTACACGAAATGAAGCGGCAACAAGCCCGTTACGGGGTAGTAAGCATGTGCATAGGCGGCGGCATGGGCGCCGCAGCTGTATTCGAGAGAGTTTAAAACAGGGGGAAAAAGCAAAAAATGTTTTGACGGGATACGCGGGGTTAAAAGCTTTGCATGATATGCTTTGGGGCCAACCAATTTGTGACAGGATTTACAGGAGTAATAGGATAAGTAATAAAGCTTATCTGGCAATGGAATTTCCCTTTAAAAATAGATTTTTAGTGTATTTATAAATAAAACACTAGATAGGTTTGCAATAACAAAATATCTCATATAATATAAGTCATTGTTTTTTCATTTTGCTTCAATTAATAACGCTTTTTTAAAACCATGAATTATATACACTCTCAAAGTAATGATCCTGCTCAAAAAAAATCCTGCAAATCCTGTCAGAAAACGACCCCAAAGGAATACCCCAAATGTTTTCCAAAGAGGAATACCTAAGATGTTTTTATATCAACTAACCAACTATTAACTGGAGGTGTTAATAATGCAAAAAGGCGGCATGTTTTTGCTGGAAGAAATTGAACCGGAAAGTATCTTTACGCCTGAGGATTTTTCCGATGAGCATAAAATGGTGGCCGACACGGTGGCCGATTTTGCGCATAATGAACTGAAACCGCAGCTGGACGAACTGGACGCACAAAAAGAAGGTCTTGCCCGCTCCTTAATGGAAAAAGCCGGGGAGCTGGGGTTATTATCCGCTGATGTCCCCGAGGAATACGACGGCACCGACATGGGAAAGGTAGCTTCCGCCCTGATTGCCGAAAATATTGTTGCCGGCGGCTCTTTCTCGGTAACCCACGGCGCGCATACCGGGATTGGCACATTGCCCATTGTTATGTTCGGAACCGAAGAGCAAAAGAAAAAGTACCTGCCCGGCCTGGCTAACGGTGACCTGGTAGCAGCTTATGCACTCACCGAGCCCAATGCCGGCTCTGACGCCCTGGGTGCTAAAACTAAAGCAGCATTATCCGGAGACGGTAAATACTACATCTTAAACGGGGAAAAAATATTTATCAGTAACGCCAGTTTTGCCGATGTATTTATTACTTACGCCAAAATTGACGGAGACAAATTTACCGCGTTTATAGTTGACCGTGATACACCTGGATTTTCCATAGGCCAGGAAGAAAAGAAACTGGGCATCAAAGGTTCTTCTACCTGCCCCTTGGTATTCGAAGATGCTAAAGTCCCGGTGGAAAATGTCCTGGGTGAAGTAGGTAAAGGACACGTTATCGCTTTTAACGTGCTCAATATTGGACGGTATAAGTTGGGTGCAGGTACAGTGGGGTCATCCAAGCTGGCACTAGGGGAAGCGGCCAAATATGCCCTTGAGCGCTCACAATTCGGCATTCCCATTGCCAAATTTGGTATGATTCAACACAAACTGGCCCAAATGGCAATCAAAATC
It contains:
- the amrS gene encoding AmmeMemoRadiSam system radical SAM enzyme, with product MREAMFYEQDEGGRTFCRLCPKLCNIREGKTGFCRVRKNEGGTLYSLNFGHCAALAVDPVEKKPLYHFYPGHSILSLGASGCNLHCGFCQNWHIAHSDPETRPLSPGQAADLAAKYAAGGECAGVAYTYSEPFMWYEFVYETSQKVREKGLKNVLVTNGYVNPEPLEEIIPYIDAMNIDVKAFTDQFYKDNCVGKLAPVLRTVELSVPHCHVEITTLLVNGLNDSEQEIRKLVDWVAGLDPSLPLHISRYFPNYKMDREATPLSTMEKALKIAKEKLNYVYIGNAPELDSANTVCPHCGELLVRRTGYYVNIEALLGDRCTACGKQINLVR
- the amrA gene encoding AmmeMemoRadiSam system protein A → MGIVFCGTAPHPPIAVPEVGKGRDKEIKDTQEAMLELGRRLKEKDPEVLVFITPHGPVFSDAVAVYTIKKMQGNLGEFGAPEVNFDLENHRLGTSIVEAAGRVGVPVAGVDEDIMSRIGMDSRLDHGVMVPLYFLRKAGVECPVVVISIGLIPYHEIYRVGLAIQQAATDTGVDTAVIASGDLSHRLTSDAPAGYDPGGAAFDREVVRLVGEGDVQGLVILDPKLVESAGECGLRPIIMAMGSLDGLDISPQILSYQGPFGVGYMVADFKPGKLNPGRELTEKLSAAQKEKMCERRAAESSQVRLARETLQKHCRGERLEDIPVPEELLQEKAGAFVSIKKNGQLRGCIGTIEAVRSNLAEEIMENAISAGTRDPRFSPVSTDELDELEYSVDVLGDPEPVTGIDQLDPHVYGVIVRSGMRKGLLLPDLEGIDTAEEQVSIAMQKAGITPEEEIELERFKVVRYL
- a CDS encoding flagellar hook-length control protein FliK, producing the protein MQINNLLPVILQLFLSAQTEQKSNKPGPLMQQHLGKQPAQKAGDEQARVPRAADNSRSTNLTASLTKQSSTGQPNINRETPNPQNEIMFLPIPLNSELFPNAKFYKQISPKENNQQQEDQNHHRLVFGLNAPSLGELYFMIVQQEDKLSIRCAAAKAPTVKALKEAFTNFSEKLKAMGWEKIHWSCIHVENPGELPGMSPSGFIDLKI
- a CDS encoding flagellar biosynthesis is translated as MSKEEKRGSEVAAALSYSPDENQAPVVVAGGKGYTAKYIKELAQEHNIPVYKDENLAHTLLQLGVGTEIPESLYEVVAEILVFVAEIDKKVR
- a CDS encoding 3-hydroxyacyl-CoA dehydrogenase, giving the protein MKRSIDKAAVLGAGVMGAAIAAHLANVGIPTYLLDIVPGELTPEEEKKGLTLENPQVRNKLAVNAKKQLVKTKPAPFYVSENADLLTPGNFEDHMDYLGECDLIIEVVVERLDIKQKLFKQVENHRKPGSIVASNTSGLSINAMCEGLTPDFKQHFLGAHFFNPPRYMRLLEIIPAEETLPEVIDYMYRFGEQVLGKGIVVCKDTPNFVANRIGVYGMCATINSMAAYGLSVEEVDALTGRVMCRPKSASFRTLDMVGLDVLVHVAHNVYEAATDSQEKEVFKTPTFLQKMLDNKWLGDKTKQGFYKKVKTEKGKEILALDYNTMEYRPRQKPQFASLQAAKQAGKPVRQMQALLGGKDKGAQFAWDVLSKTIVYAAHLLGEIADDIQSIDDAMKWGFNWDLGPFEIWDSLGVKNVADRLRAQGTTVPKAVEDLLADGRSNFYEKEEGIRHVFKPESKGTVEERIPEGAIFLSPLKEQGKVIKKNSGASLIDIGNEVLCLEFHSKANSIGDDIVSMINYAVKEVEKNWAGLVIGNYGTHFSVGANLFLILMEAEDDEWDEVEIMIDEFQKANMRLKYCKKPVVAAPHGMAVGGGCEVCLHSHRINACGETYMGLVEVGVGLIPGGGGTKELALRAQELETPSSLVKIGGTNTVQPMINRAFENIAMAKVATSGPEAIKFGLMRQLDRITTNRDLVIGDAKRFVLELAAQNFTPPKPTTFKAPGKAGYAAIELGVQTMLWGKQISKHDALIAKKLAYIITGGGVTPGTAITEQDLLDLEKETFMSLLGEPKTLDRIKHMLKTNKPLRN
- a CDS encoding acetyl-CoA C-acyltransferase; protein product: MREAVIVSAVRTAVGKAPKGKLRKTRPEYMASTVVKEILARTPGLDPTEIDDFILGCSFPEAEQGMNVGRMVALKAGLPNTVPGVTVNRFCSSGLEAIAIGATRIMAGFADVYLSGGVESMSLVPMGGNNLLPDPDLMESIPESYMGMGYTAENVAEQYGISRQEQDEFAVKSHQKAAAAITEGKFKEEIVPLEIVNSYRQKGKLVEDKSTFDIDEGVRSGTTMEILGKLRPAFKAGGSVTAGNSSQTSDGASAVVIMSREKAESLGLKPLAVFRSYAVGGCPPEVMGIGPTVAIPKALKLAGINKDQVDVFELNEAFASQALASIKELGLDESKVNFNGGAIALGHPLGCTGSKLTTTCLHEMKRQQARYGVVSMCIGGGMGAAAVFERV
- a CDS encoding acyl-CoA dehydrogenase gives rise to the protein MQKGGMFLLEEIEPESIFTPEDFSDEHKMVADTVADFAHNELKPQLDELDAQKEGLARSLMEKAGELGLLSADVPEEYDGTDMGKVASALIAENIVAGGSFSVTHGAHTGIGTLPIVMFGTEEQKKKYLPGLANGDLVAAYALTEPNAGSDALGAKTKAALSGDGKYYILNGEKIFISNASFADVFITYAKIDGDKFTAFIVDRDTPGFSIGQEEKKLGIKGSSTCPLVFEDAKVPVENVLGEVGKGHVIAFNVLNIGRYKLGAGTVGSSKLALGEAAKYALERSQFGIPIAKFGMIQHKLAQMAIKIYASESLLYRMVGEIEEALEDKKEGSEIGKSIEEYAIECSIAKVHGSETLDYCVDEALQIHGGYGFTQEYPVERFYRDSRINRIFEGTNEVNRLIIPATLLRRGMKGQLPLMQAAQNLQEELTGLRAKMPSGDEDPMEIEFDMLHRAKKLFLLIGGTAAQKYNQKLAKEQELIQILADMAIEVYTMESALLRARKAGNNNDHNAEFKIQLATAYVYNAFPQFEVWAKEALAYMYEPGDMLRTNSSIAKRLGKYYPANVISLRKSIAARVLEEGKYVV